A single genomic interval of Malania oleifera isolate guangnan ecotype guangnan chromosome 13, ASM2987363v1, whole genome shotgun sequence harbors:
- the LOC131145542 gene encoding cytochrome P450 71A1-like, which translates to MELHNLQAIIFHPFSLFFSFLPFSLYKWLLFSLFFSLLFFLCKWLFFSIGAPKKNLPPSPPKLPIIGNLHQLGLNTHRTFHAMAQRYGPLMLLHLGRSPTLVVSSANTAREIMKVHDTVFADRAKLSIMQRILYNQKNVSISPYGPYWRQMKSICITQLLSSVRVRSFRDIREEETTLLMKKIEEYSYATFDKTKLKSSYSQTQHNHILGSMNLSELFTSLSNGVICRVAFGRKYEEQGGRRSRDQVEEMGALFTTFNMSDFIPWLGWVNYVNGLNRRVEKLFREVDVFLDQIIDDHMVRGSKEKVDFVDILLEIQKNSPDCEDFMRRENIKAIILDMFTAGTDTSSAVLEWAMTELLRHPQAMEKVQEEVRRIDQGKSLVTEDDIQEMHYLKAVIKETMRLHPPLPLLVPRESIEDVKVQEYDILAKTRVFINAWAIGRDPESWEEAEEFRPERFLNNLIDFKGHDFQLIPFGAGRRGCPGITFAITIIELVLANILRKFDWMVPEKLGKEGLDITESSGMSTHRQFPLIVSVRRQW; encoded by the exons ATGGAATTGCATAACCTACAAGCCATCATcttccaccccttttccctattctTCTCAtttctccccttctctctctacAAATGGCTCCTcttctcccttttcttttcccttctcttctttCTCTGCAAATGGCTCTTCTTCTCCATTGGAGCGCCTAAAAAAAACCTCCCACCCTCACCTCCAAAGCTCCCAATCATAGGAAACCTCCATCAACTCGGTCTGAACACACATCGTACTTTCCATGCCATGGCCCAACGTTATGGCCCGCTCATGCTACTTCACCTTGGTAGGTCACCGACCCTTGTGGTCTCATCTGCGAATACAGCTCGTGAGATTATGAAAGTCCATGACACTGTCTTCGCCGATCGAGCCAAATTGAGCATTATGCAAAGAATTTTATATAATCAAAAGAATGTTTCCATCTCGCCATATGGGCCATATTGGCGACAAATGAAGAGTATATGCATAACACAACTTCTGAGCTCAGTTAGAGTCCGATCATTTAGAGACATCAGGGAAGAAGAGACGACTCTACTcatgaaaaaaattgaagaatattCTTATGCTACGTTTGACAAGACAAAGTTAAAATCTTCGTACTCCCAAACACAACACAATCATATATTAGGTTCGATGAATTTAAGTGAACTTTTTACTTCACTTAGTAATGGAGTTATTTGTAGGGTTGCTTTTGGGAGAAAGTATGAAGAACAAGGTGGGAGAAGGTCTAGGGACCAAGTAGAAGAGATGGGCGCTCTTTTCACTACTTTTAATATGAGTGATTTCATTCCATGGCTTGGCTGGGTGAATTATGTTAATGGTTTGAATCGAAGAGTTGAGAAGTTGTTCAGAGAGGTTGATGTTTTCCTTGATCAGATAATTGATGATCATATGGTTCGGGGAAGTAAAGAGAAAGTAGACTTTGTggatattttgcttgagattcaAAAGAATAGCCCAGATTGTGAAGATTTCATGAGACGGGAAAACATCAAAGCTATAATCCTT GATATGTTTACTGCTGGAACAGATACCTCTTCTGCGGTTCTGGAATGGGCTATGACAGAGCTACTGCGACACCCACAAGCCATGGAAAAAGTACAAGAAGAAGTTAGAAGGATTGATCAAGGTAAATCACTAGTAACCGAGGATGATATACAAGAAATGCACTACCTGAAAGCAGTAATCAAAGAGACCATGAGACTACATCCTCCACTTCCATTGCTTGTTCCACGAGAATCCATTGAAGATGTCAAAGTACAAGAGTATGACATTTTGGCGAAGACGAGAGTATTTATCAATGCTTGGGCAATTGGGAGGGATCCCGAATCTTGGGAAGAAGCTGAGGAGTTTAGGCCAGAGAGATTCTTGAACAATCTTATCGACTTTAAGGGACATGATTTTCAGCTTATTCCATTTGGAGCTGGAAGACGGGGGTGCCCTGGAATTACGTTTGCCATTACCATTATTGAGCTTGTGTTAGCTAATATTTTGCGCAAGTTTGATTGGATGGTACCTGAAAAATTAGGGAAGGAAGGTTTAGACATAACTGAATCTTCTGGAATGAGCACTCATCGACAATTTCCCCTCATTGTTTCTGTAAGGCGTCAATGGTAG